In a single window of the Patagioenas fasciata isolate bPatFas1 chromosome 22, bPatFas1.hap1, whole genome shotgun sequence genome:
- the LOC139829650 gene encoding feather keratin Cos1-2-like, with protein sequence MNLSENYYFHKECLGLRQCRTPIKGSPTLSSLIHFFHLLLLGNQVSLCPRDMSCCNPCLPCQPCGPTPLANSCNEPCVRQCQSSTIAIQPSPVVVTLPGPILSSFPQNTVVGSSTSAAVGSILSCEGVPINSGGFDLSCITSRYCGNRCRPC encoded by the exons ATGAActtgtcagaaaattattacttccaCAAAGAGTGCCTGGGCCTGAGGCAGTGCAGGACTCCTATAAAAGGCAGCCCAACTCTCTCctctctcatccacttctttCACCTCCTTCTCCTTGGGAATCAG GTGAGCCTCTGTCCCAGAGACATGTCCTGCTGCAACCCAtgtctgccctgccagccctgtggcccgaccccactggccaacagctgcaatgagccctgtgtcagacagtgccagagctccaccaTCGCCATCCagccctcccctgtggtggtgaccctgcctggccccatcctcagctccttccctcagaacaccgttgtgggctcctccacctctgctgctgttggcagcatcctcagctgtgagggagtgcccatcaactctgggggctttgatctttcctgcattaccagccgctactgtggCAACAGATGTCGCCCCTGCTAA